The stretch of DNA TATCTGAAATTTATTGACGCCAAATTAGTACAGAATGATTTGCTTGTCTTGGATCAAAAAGCATATACAATAAGCCAGTGTGACCGTTTTCCAGTACATATCAAGATATCAGAGAGTACAGAATTACAGCATGTAATTAAGATCCTAAGGATTCTTTTATTAGATAAAGATCTTGATACCAAGTATGTGTGCCCTAAAGACAATTAAGATACTGAACATTTTTAATCATTGGTGGCACCTAAAAGGATTTGTTAAGGCTAATAACACTATGGCATACAGGCCTGGAACAGATGACCAGGGTCCTTCGACCAGCCTGGTGACTGCCACGTTCTTTCGTAGCTCGCATCTATAAGGCTCTCACATATTCTGATGTGGTCAATGTTCAGGGGTACATCACCATAAATTGCCCATTGCCATATCGTACAAAATCATCACATCATAATAAAACCTTTCTGAAAGttcaacctaaattatgagttCAATGACAAGTCCTGTCTAGTATGTCACCTGAATTGCATAGACCACACCGTTGATCCAATAGAAAGTTGGCCTAAGCCCATCAGTTGACATCGCACGTGCCTAGAAGACAACATCACAAATTAAGAGGCGGGCGCAATGACATTGTGAAACCATACAGAAAATTGAGGGGCAAGCTACCTGATAATAAATCTCTGCCCAGAACAGCACCAGAAGTGCATACGTCGTGAAGAACGCAAGCCCAGGCATATCGAGAAGCACATGCTGTATTATCTGTGGCACCGCATTGCTTCAAACCATCACTCCATTCCTCCAACAAATTCATCACACCAGTATAGAATAGATAGAATCATCACGAAATCAGAAACAAACCTCAGGCTGTAAGAGTTGGACATTGCACCGCAGCACAAACACGACCGACCGCACTGCAAACAGGGAGAGCGATCATTGACACCGATTAGGCCACCAAATCGAAACAACAAAAGCCAATGAAAGCAAAACAACATAAATGCTTCGCTCACCGCCGTTCACGAGGAAATTCAGGAAATGGAACACCTTCTGCGTCGTCCAGCCATACTCAGGCACCCTGCACTCTATTCTGATCAATTGGACCTGCCAGGAAAATCATGCACCGCGAATTCAGAATTCCGGACCTCTCAGTGCCGCCCCTCTCCCAATTTCTCCCACGATCCCCCCAGCTCCCTTAAGATTGAGCGCCCACAGATCAAACCAGCGCGGGCAATCGAGCGGAACACCATCTCATAGCGCAATTTTGATAGATCGGGCCGCACGGGGGGTCGAGGTAGCGAAAGAGGGGGCGTGGGGGTGTGTGCTTACCAGCGCGACGGCGGAGACGATGCCGTAGAGCACGGCGAGCGCGTGGAAGATGCGGTCCTGCCACAGAGGCGACTCGTTGACGTCGCGCCACCAGTCGACGGCGCCGTTGAGCACCGAGGCCGAcgaggccgccgcgcccgcggcctCCACCGCCAGCACCCCCCTCATCGGCAAGGCAACCGACCGACCCACAGGCGGGGGCAAGGGGCCGACGCGAccaggaggaggcggcgtctccggagaggagggaggcggaTCGGGCCTCGGCGACGCGGGGGCGCCTCGAGACGGGGTGTGGGGAGGATATTTGGATTCGGGCTTCGGTTTCGTTCGCGTGGAGGAAGGAaggcgagggcgaggaggagagaAGGTTCGAGCCCTGGCCCCCCCGGGCCTCGagttgcgtgcgcgcgtggtGAGGCGGGTGACGCCCACCGGGGCGGTGACCGGATCGCTGGGATGCGGGGCCAGGACACGTGTGCagggcccggccgcgcctccGTGGGTCAGGTCCACGGCGCTGCAGGCAaggaggcgagcgggcggcgcatGGACCGGGTGCAGGGAGCGGGGCGCGGAATGAGGAGCTCGCGTCCAGCTCGGCGAGATTAGTTTAAACTTTCCGCTGCGCTGGCGCGGGCCGGCGACAGGTGTGCCGTGCGGTGGCCGCGCTCGTCGCCTTGGGCCTGACCACGTTTGGACGCGTCGTGGTCTGGTAGacgattttcttttctttttatttatttattagggAGGTGACGAAAATTTGCTAGTGAGGAGTGAGCCAGTGAGGCGACCAGTGTATGTCAATGGAAGGAACGGGGAAAAACAATCCCTCTGCGCTTGGACGTTCATGTTTGGGATTTTATCTCATGCAAAATTTAAGGAAATGAATCATAATCTCACTTATCTAATCAAGTTATAATGTTTTTAAAACATTTATTGTAATAACGATTAATACTAACTAATTTGTTCCGAAATAAATTAATTAGTTTACCATAAACGTCAATATCTACTGTAATAAAAGAGAGCGAGTAACGGGGCCATAAAGAACAAGTGGATCCATCCGTGTAGCATCACTCAGATTCGATGGAATATCATTCAGTTCTGACTTCTTAGCTCAAATTAAGGAAAGTGAAGAAAGATTTCAGCCCAGAGCTCCTGGTTAATGGGCCATTACAACCAAAAGCCCACGAGTTCTAAATCCATCATTGGGCTGAGACCCATGACCAAAAAAACTTaacattttccaaaaaaaaatccatgccCAAAACAAGAAGAGCCATGAACGGGCAAGATCCTCGTCGCCGCTCACGGCTCACATCACAATCACATGATCCGGCAGGCGGCGTTGACGTCGTCGTCGTTGAACATGTCGCCGGCGGGCCCGGCGCCGCGGGCGGGCTCGCGCATGCGCCCGTGCCGGCCGCCGTCGCTGTACCCGTGGCGGCGGTAGTTGTAGCTGCCGCGGCGGtacgagccgccgccgtcgcggaaaTAGCTCCGCGGGGACGTGAACcacagcggcgcggcgccgctcgGCCAGAACTCCGCCTTCctcccgctccgccgcaccTCGCGCAGCACCTCCGCCCGGTCCACGTACCCTGTCACCGTCACCTTCTCCATCGGCACGCTCACCTGCACACTGTCCACTCCTGGCCGGCAGACACACATCGATCGTCACACGACCATCAGCATCAGGTGATCCGCAGAGAGAGCGGCTCGGGAGCAGAAGCGAGATGAGAGCCATACCTCGGAGGTTTTGGAGAGCTTGTCTCACCACACGCTCGCAGCCGTCGCAGCACATCCGGACCTTGAGCTCCACCGTCTGGATTTCAGGATCGAGCTTCGCATGAGCTGCAGAAGAAATAACAATGGTCGAGATGATTATTCAGAGTGAGCTAATAACGCGCACCTGCAGGGACACGCGcctgccccggccgccggcgccgcggtggCAGCACGGCGCGTTGCGGCCGGCCGGGTgggcgtggccgccgccgtAGTGGCGCGCGCCGCGGAGGTCGCCGGGAGCGtagaagcagcagcagaagaaggacAGCACCAGGTCGGAGACCACGTCCGCCATATATGCGTGGCTCTCGCGCTTGGTACGAAATGGTGGAGCCGAACGTGTGGTCTGGTTTTACATATAGGCTCTTGGTCGAAGAATGTTACACTAGGAAATGGTGTCCTTGCCAGGACAGTGGATATATGTGGATCTGCACAGCTCTTCCTTTTCTGCACGTCCATGTCAGTGCTTGGCTTCCAGTGTCGGTGTCACGTGCAAGAATATGGAGCAAAATGTTATATAGTTGTTGAAGAGATTTTTTGAATGTTTTGGCCATCTCTGTAGGCTCAACATGGTTAACAATGAGGGTGGTAATGGACCATGGCCCTAGTGACCTCTTCACCGCCCTTTCAAggcttttaatttttttagctcaaaattgtataagattagagtccaATCCTTTTAGGGTCCGGcttttagattttctagttcaaaattttgaatcctTTACCACCCTTAACAAGAGTcaccaagaaaaagaaaaggttaaGAAGGTTCACGAGATTGGTATTTTCTTAAACAAAGGTTTGTGCTTTCTGCAAATTTAATTGTGGGTGTTAAATAGTATCCTTTCCTTCCAAATTCATCATTACTGATGGAGAAATATACTGCGACGCGCCATACATCCTTTTGAGCTGCTCGCGTGTTTGAACTAACTACTGGTGGCAGGTTTCGTATCTTTACATTTTTCCGATTTCCGTAACATTTGTAGAAACGAAAGAGATTCTAACTTCAGAGTCAGAAGCACAGTTAAGGAAGGTGCATCCTCCCGAAAGGGTGGGAGATTGTGGTGTCCCCTTGGGGTTGCTTGTCCGGATTGCTGGTTCTCCCGGCGATGGCGGACTCTTCTTCCGGTCGCTGGTCTTccggccggcgatggcggatCTGCTCTTCCTCTTCCAGCTAGTCAAGGTGATGGCCGAGGCTGTTCAGTGGAATCGATGTGTCTAGAGGTGCGCCAGGCACTGGATCTTGCGGCTTTACCAAAGCGTTTTGGAGTCCCTTGGCGAGGTGGGAGGTGGATCTTCTTCGACCTTGGCGCTTATCTCTGGCGACGGCGATTGGAGCCGAGGACGACGGCATCGATGCCCTGGAGTTTGGAGGTTGCTAGGTGTAATTTTCTGTTTTTCAGGGTGTTGTATGCAAAACTTGGGGATGTACTGTGCTAATTTAATATATTCCCCCTTTTGGAAAAAAAGGAAGGTGCATCCTCCGTTTCAAAGAGCCACGGTGAACTTCGAGGTACAGTGCTATCCCTGGTCCCCGTCACGAATCTGATCGATCTGAACCGACAATAAAAAGTGGATCTGCGACAGGGGAAAAGAGGTACTTTGGGAGAAATAATTCGAGCACGGTGCttgacatttttttttttgtacatCTAGAGGACGAATAGTAGCAGTATAGTAATTCGGAAGCAGCAGAGAACAGCATAAAGCTAGCAATGAATTCAGACTTACTGACGAAGCAATTTCGCCCATATCCTGGTGCCTGCATCCCATGTACCGTCTTTCTGATATCCcaaactttttcttttttccgtAAAACTGGCCACGCAGCCTATTTGATCTTTTCTATCACCAAATAGTATCTTAATTTATCACCAGATCTTCACCACACTAAGAAATATAAGGTGTTCTTCTACACCCTTGCATATGCGCCACCTTCAGATCCAATCCGTTAGAACTAGGACAATACACGCGCTACACTGCGTGGGTTCCACTGCATCGAAATAAAGAtagaataaaaggaaaaaaataaaaaagaaaataaaaaagaaaaaactgccCTCAGCTCAATCCCCATCGAAATCATCTTCTTCTCCACTGCACAGCTCGCCCCATGCTGCTGCTCCATCAAGCACAGAGGAGTTCGCGGTCCAAACTCACCGCCCAGCACCTCCGCCTCCAGGCTGGCGCCCCCTgcttcgcctcgccgccgccgcaagaacCCACCAACTCCAGGGacaaaaaatgaagaaaaaaatccAGCACAGGTCCACCGGACGCCACCTTTGACACCTGGATCTGCCACCTGCACACCTCCTCCTCCAAGCCAGCGGCCATATCAGCCACCGGTCGGATCCCCTGCCTGGTGGATCCCAGCGGCGATCGGGATGGAGCGGGAGGGGGAAGGGGCCGGGGAACTCGGCGGATGACGGCGCCGAAGGGCGGAGCCGGTCGGGTCCcccaccggcggcggggcggagctaaCGGCGGGGGTCGAGAGGTGGGGAGCCCGGGAGGGGGCGGTGGCCAAGGACAACAACCGGtggcgggggaggagggcgaggggcaGAGGACGGCGGGAGCGGCGAGACGGAGCGAACGGCGGGGTCGAGAGTTGGGAGCCCGGGAGGGGGTGGCGACCGAGGGCAGCGATCGAtggcgggggaggagggcgaggggcaGAGGACGGCGGCCACCGGCGGGAGCAAAGGACAGCGGGGCGGCGCCGAGGCACGCTAGGATTAGGGTTAGGGGAGGGGCGATGGACGACGGGGGAGGGTGCGCGGGGGCGGGGGGCAGGGGATGGGAAAGCTAGCAGGGTGACGCGGCGGGGGGTGTTTGCAAAAAAATGTGGACGGCGGATTTGAATAAAAAAACTGAAGGGTCTATTTGCAAAAGACCAAAGAACGGCGTGGATCGACCTCCCGCGACTGATCGGACGGTCCACGTCGAGCTATTCTCTCCGGGACACATGTCACCTCAGGAAGGCTCGTGGAGCATTCGGCTGCTCACACGCCGCCCTCCCCACGCCGGATAGAAGTAAGAGTAAGTATTGGGAATAAGATGTTCAGTGCGACTACAAGGCCTTAtgttaaaaaaaaacatatacgGCCCAAAGGATGCGCCCGTTGTGCTGGGCTCCACTCCACCAACTACGGCCCATTTCAGGCCCATCTACTCGATCCTCCCCTGCTCGCCGGACCCGGACCACACcagtctccacctccaccacccggAGACGCACGCCTCGCCACCATCGTACGCCACAGTCCATCGCCTCCCTGCCCAAACCCCGTGCCACTTTCCCCATCCgcacccgccaccgccaccgcccgcccagGCGCGATGCTGCCCTACTCCGGCGAACACcggcgctccccgccgccgcctcctccgcctcagCGCgcggccttctcctcctccctctccccctccgccgcgccctTCCCGCCCGCCGATCCGCTGGGCCCCGGCCGCGATCTGCCCACCGCCCCGTCCGTCTACGCCGCGGGCGAGGACTGGGCCGCCGCGTCGTGGATGGAGCCCCCCGCTAGCTACATGGCCCCCGCCGCCACACCGCCGGGCTACCAAGGTAACAGAACGACCCCTGCCCCCCGTGCCGGTGTCAAGGGCCCACGCTTGTTCACGTGTGATCGGTACTTCGGTAGGTGCTAGACGCGATGCGATGGTTTGGGAGTCGCATCGGGGTATTGCCTTTTGTTTCATGTGTTGCGTGTAATCCATGTGATGGTAGGGTGAGACGTTGCGGTGGCTTGACCCTAACGTTGTACCGGTATATCTGTGCGGTGCGTAATCGATATCAAACAACAATTAGTGTCCTGTACATGCTTTTCAATACAGTTTGGAATGGATAACTGAAGCTCTCTTCAATTCAGTTTCGAGTGGATAACTGAAGCTTCCAGCTATATTAGTGCATCTTCAATTTTACAGTTTGGAATGGATAGCTGAGCCTTCCTGGCTATATAAGCATCTTTTCAATTCTACATTTTGGGATGGATAACTGAAGCTTCCAGGCTATATTAGTGCCTTTCCAATTCTACATTTTGGGATGGATACCTGCAGCATCCCAGTTCGATTAGTGCCTTTCCTATTTTACAGCTTGGCATAGGTGTCTGAACTACTGAAGCTTCCCATCTAGATTAGTGCCTTTTCAATTTTACAGTTTGGGATGGATAACTTAAGCTTCGCAGCTAGATTAGCCTTTTGGTTTTCAGTTGAGTGTGGTTGGGTGCTAGGGGAGGATGATGCTGGGCTTTGTCAATAACATTTCAACTGGATATTTATCATCTGTATATGACAATTTCCATACACTCACTACTTAAAGTAGGGGCAAAGTCGGCAGTTCCAACATAAAAATTGTGCTGCGCGTTTTTAAATGGTAAGAAAATAACACCTCTTTAGATACGTAGGATTGCTTTATATTTATGCAGCAGTATAAACATGTGCATTATACAAGTTGCAGGGAGTATATCATTTAATTGGTATGCATAATTATGTGACTTGATCTAAACTTGTGGCCATACACCCTTTCTGATTGTTTCATGATTTCTGGCAATGCTGAACATATTATAGGTGAGGCTTCACATAGCAGTCCCTATGGCATATACTCAAGGAACCACTTCAGCAACTTTGTGGGCGCACATTCCCTGAGATCAAAGAGCTCAAACTTGATAAGTGAGAAGCAGCCAGGAACCTGCCCAGAAAGTTCAGAGGCCCTCAGTAATGATTTTGGATCATCAGTATTTCATCAGCAACAGAATGCCTTTGTGAGTAAATTGCTTGATCATTCAGGTGCCGAGGACACAGGTTATCCCCCGCATCAGGATTTAATGCATTATCATTTTGGTTCTACGTATGACAAATACATGACACAGCTTTCGTCATGTTCAGCAGATGCACAACCTCACAtcttttctacacaatatgttgaTTCATCTGAAATGGCCAAAACAGCAGTTCCATTGATGAATGACACTATTGGGGGGAATTCCTTCTCCCTTTCTTCATATATGAATCCTTGTAGAATCAATCTTGATTATTTTGATTGTGTGTGGAATGAACAAAAGGGTCTTGGATATCAAACTGCTGATAAACAGCATGGGAAATGGAGCAACTCTGACGATGTGGCAACTGTGGGTAACTATCCCCTCAGTTCTCTTGGAGAGAACCATGCTGGTTCTGAGCATTTAGGGAATGGGAGGCCTACACAAGAATCTGCTGAAATGAAACATGATTTGGCAAGTTTCAATTCCAAGCTTTCTTCACCTGAGGTTGGATTTGTTCAGCCTCGTGACCTTTCATCTGAGTTGCTTGAGGTTAATATTAATAACACCAGTGTTGATTCACCTTGTTGGAAGGGAACACCAGCTTCATACCAGCCTTCATTTGGTATCATGGAAAAGAATGATGCTCCTCCTACTGTGATAGGAACAGTAGGCTACATCACTTCACATCAAAGCCAGAAGGTTCCTGAGTTGAGTTCTGAGTATCCAGGGCGTTTCCCCGAACACCAGGAAGCATCAGGTTTTGAGAATGACCCTTTTAAGGCGTTCAAGTTGCCTGCAAGATGTAAAAACGCCGAAGATCATAAAGAAGTACCATCAGTTGATGTCAAGGTTCATAATGACATGGCTACTCATGCTAGCTATCTGCCTTACAAAGAACATGCCAGAACACAGAAATGCTATGATTCTAGAGAAGATTCTAAGATATCTTTGAGTCAACCGGAAAGTGCTTGTCCTGCTAGCAAACCCAAACTTCTGGTTGAACATGATGGCAGCCTTCCAGCAAGGATTAATGAAGTTACGGGTAAAAGTGTGTTAAATCCTACCGCTATTAATCCTAGAGTTGATAATGATTGTTTAACAACTGGAAGCCCACATGAACATAGTTCTGTAGCAGTGGAGAGAGAAGAAAGCACACAGAAAAGAGGTGAAGACCCTTCTCAGTGTTATCCAGGTGTTGAGGGGAATATGCTGAATATGTCCTGCGACTCAAGCTCTAGCACTCGGGCAATATTTCTGAAACTAATGCACAATATGTCGGTGGTGCTTCTATCGACATGCAAGGGTGGTTCTTCTTTGCTGGATGATGAAGAGGAGCTTCTGCAGTCAGTGATTCAAAATCTTGCAGCTGCCAGTTCCAAAAGAAGCAAGGTATGATCTTGAAAGGCTTTTATATGGTGTCTCTTATACATTGTGTAATAGTATTCCAAGATGTaatgtggcacaaacttataaTATGAATCAAGAAATGGCGTATTATGGTGTTTTCCAGTCCCCAGacattaaatatagataaatatcCCTGTTTGTTTCGAGCCTTGACTCATTTCTATTTCTGTCTTCTCCTAGGTTGaacaaaaaaatgatgatggcTTGTGCAACTCGAGTAAAATGGAACTCAAAAATATTAATCGTGCAAGTGCAAGGAACAACTTTTGGATGGAAATGCATGCACACTCAGCACAGGAGAATTCCGATTCAGAATTTAAGACCACTGTTTCACAGGTAACTTTAGCCACTATTTGAAATATCATGCTGCTGCTTAATTTGAATTAGTACCACCATTTCTTCTCTAGTACGTACTTTACATTAAACTTTTCCTTTCAGGTTCTTACTAATCACCTGGACAATAAGTTGCCTGACGACACTGATGTTTCTCAGGCTTCAGTCTACAGAAACTTGTGGATTGAAGCAGAAGCTTCAGCATGTAAACTCAAATATGAGCTTCAACATGCTCGTATGAAGCTCGCGACAGAGAAAGGTCATAACAGCACACTAAAAGGTACCAAAATGTGATTATTAATGATATTCAAATGGTTATAGGATATTCTGTGTGTGCCCTCTCTCTCATAATGGATTTAAATCTTTTGTCAATGCAGTTCCTGACTCATTGGGAGGCAGTAAAGACTCCAACTCATGCATATCTAACGGTAAACCACAAAACCATGGGAAAGAAAGCTTTAAATGCACTGTGGCCTTGGAGGGCCAGGGAGAAGATACCTTGCAGGGCCAGGGAGAAGATTCTGGTGACAGGCATTCTCCTGTAGTAGAAAGGAGCATTTTCAATGGTGTTGACGCTGATGTGTTTGCCTGGTTTAAAGTTTTGCAGTCTCGTTTAGATAATGTTAGCTCCTTTGGTGAGATTGACTGTGAGGAGCAGCAAGAAGCCAGCAAGAAATCAAATGCAGTTGAAGATGCTGTTTTGGCTAGGCTGAAAGTTTTGAAGTCCCATCCCGACAGTATAACCCTTTCGAGTCAGGAAAGCATCAAGCACCAGCCAGATGCAAGTACAAACAGAGCAGATAATGTTGATGATGCTGTTATGGCTAGGCTGAGAATTTTGGAGTCCTGTCCTAATAATGTAACCTTTTTGGATCAGGAGAGCAGTAAGCAACCATTCAATGAAAGCACAACCGTAGAAGGTGGGGTTGATGATGCTGTTATGGCTAGGCTGAGAATTTTGAAGTCCCGACCTGATAATATAACCTCCATGGGTGACAGCAGCAAAGAGCAGGAAGAAGCATGTATTGACCGATTGAATGAGGTTGACCTTAGTGTCATGACCAATGGAGGGATTACCAACACTAAAGCATCCACGGAGCAGTGCTGGAAGTTTATTCTGCCTGACGATTTGGCGCATTGCTTGGAAGGAAAAGATTCAATTGGTGACATAGACACCTCTGGTGATGGAACCTGTGCCAGGGAGCGGGAGAACAACGAGACAGGTGGTTCCGCAGATGCATCTACCCCCAAGGGGTGCAAAGCTACATCTGATGAAGGGAACATTGAAGGCGCAGTACATGTTGAAGACCATGCGTTGCTTGAAACCGCAGGCAACTCTCATGTTTGCGCAGATGAGTATCATGAGACGCACCTAATCTCCTCTCCAGGTCACCAGTATGGCCGTACACCCTCAGAATGGGAGCATGTGCTGAAGGAGAACTTCTTCCATCCAGGCAAATAGGCAGCAGAAACAAGCCATAAACTGAAACGCTATTGTTTTAGCCCATGCTGTCTTGAGGCGCTGTGGTGCTGCTTGTAAATATGGTATTATATATCCTCCCTTTCCCACCTTTTCTGTATGCCCAATAATCTGCATAATTGGTGATCATGTAGAACAACTGTCTGCCCTATCTTTGTGGATGTATCCAGAAGTTAACCAAAAGTGATACTTCATACTTATATGTACTGGAGTTGTCATGAACCTATTGTATATATTTACTTCCAACAAATGTGGATGTTGCGATTGGTTTCTTGTATCAATATTGGTGTTCTTGTCGCTTCTGTTGATCCGCACTTCTGCAGCTACTTGACATGAttcagattctttttttttttgtagtttTTACTGTGCCGTCTACCTCTGGTATGTGAATCGCTCCTGAGCATTCTCGCTCTGGAGCGGAGCAGAGTCAGTACGCTGGTACTAATATACATAAGCTTTGCAGGCAGAGATACTCAAGTCTGATTCAtcgtaatattttgttttaaaTATGTAGGAGAGCTGCACATCATTGTATTAATTAAGAAGAGAGAAAGTTAGAAAAAATTTCTAAGTCATTCGTTGTATTAAGAAGAGAAAAAGTTTGTAAGTTACACGAAAGCGGAGCCGATTCACCGCAAACATGAATGCGGCTCGCAACTTATGTAAGCAGCCAGGCGGCACGGTCAGGGTCCCGACTCCGACCTGGGGGAAAGATCCTGTATTCCTGTTGCGGTCCGCCACAGAGGTCAGGATCTACCGTTGCATTCAAGAGCCTGGGATACAACGACGACGGTGCAGAATAATGTCGCGTCGTCACCGTCGCACCTACACCACTGCACTCTATTCGCCTAGCTGTGGCTGGCGGCTgttgttgatttgttatgagaaaaAAACACTGTTAGTTGGCTGGTGACTATGGCTGATGCTGGTTTAGTCTAAGAGAAAAACACTCAGTCTGCAAGGGGTCTGGTTCGACCCTTCTGCGGACTCGCTCCGACCCTCAAATCAAGTGGTGGATC from Panicum virgatum strain AP13 chromosome 9K, P.virgatum_v5, whole genome shotgun sequence encodes:
- the LOC120651841 gene encoding tobamovirus multiplication protein 3-like yields the protein MRGVLAVEAAGAAASSASVLNGAVDWWRDVNESPLWQDRIFHALAVLYGIVSAVALVQLIRIECRVPEYGWTTQKVFHFLNFLVNGVRSVVFVLRCNVQLLQPEIIQHVLLDMPGLAFFTTYALLVLFWAEIYYQARAMSTDGLRPTFYWINGVVYAIQIILWLVLWWKPVRVMVIMSKMFFAGVSLFAALGFLLYGGRLFLMLQRFPVESKGRRKKLQEVGYVTTICFSCFLIRCVMMCLNAFDKAADLDVLNHPILNFFYYLLVEIVPSALVLFILRKLPPKRGITQYHPIH
- the LOC120648743 gene encoding heavy metal-associated isoprenylated plant protein 30-like, translating into MADVVSDLVLSFFCCCFYAPGDLRGARHYGGGHAHPAGRNAPCCHRGAGGRGRRVSLQTVELKVRMCCDGCERVVRQALQNLRGVDSVQVSVPMEKVTVTGYVDRAEVLREVRRSGRKAEFWPSGAAPLWFTSPRSYFRDGGGSYRRGSYNYRRHGYSDGGRHGRMREPARGAGPAGDMFNDDDVNAACRIM
- the LOC120651842 gene encoding uncharacterized protein LOC120651842 isoform X1, encoding MLPYSGEHRRSPPPPPPPQRAAFSSSLSPSAAPFPPADPLGPGRDLPTAPSVYAAGEDWAAASWMEPPASYMAPAATPPGYQGEASHSSPYGIYSRNHFSNFVGAHSLRSKSSNLISEKQPGTCPESSEALSNDFGSSVFHQQQNAFVSKLLDHSGAEDTGYPPHQDLMHYHFGSTYDKYMTQLSSCSADAQPHIFSTQYVDSSEMAKTAVPLMNDTIGGNSFSLSSYMNPCRINLDYFDCVWNEQKGLGYQTADKQHGKWSNSDDVATVGNYPLSSLGENHAGSEHLGNGRPTQESAEMKHDLASFNSKLSSPEVGFVQPRDLSSELLEVNINNTSVDSPCWKGTPASYQPSFGIMEKNDAPPTVIGTVGYITSHQSQKVPELSSEYPGRFPEHQEASGFENDPFKAFKLPARCKNAEDHKEVPSVDVKVHNDMATHASYLPYKEHARTQKCYDSREDSKISLSQPESACPASKPKLLVEHDGSLPARINEVTGKSVLNPTAINPRVDNDCLTTGSPHEHSSVAVEREESTQKRGEDPSQCYPGVEGNMLNMSCDSSSSTRAIFLKLMHNMSVVLLSTCKGGSSLLDDEEELLQSVIQNLAAASSKRSKVEQKNDDGLCNSSKMELKNINRASARNNFWMEMHAHSAQENSDSEFKTTVSQVLTNHLDNKLPDDTDVSQASVYRNLWIEAEASACKLKYELQHARMKLATEKGHNSTLKVPDSLGGSKDSNSCISNGKPQNHGKESFKCTVALEGQGEDTLQGQGEDSGDRHSPVVERSIFNGVDADVFAWFKVLQSRLDNVSSFGEIDCEEQQEASKKSNAVEDAVLARLKVLKSHPDSITLSSQESIKHQPDASTNRADNVDDAVMARLRILESCPNNVTFLDQESSKQPFNESTTVEGGVDDAVMARLRILKSRPDNITSMGDSSKEQEEACIDRLNEVDLSVMTNGGITNTKASTEQCWKFILPDDLAHCLEGKDSIGDIDTSGDGTCARERENNETGGSADASTPKGCKATSDEGNIEGAVHVEDHALLETAGNSHVCADEYHETHLISSPGHQYGRTPSEWEHVLKENFFHPGK
- the LOC120651842 gene encoding uncharacterized protein LOC120651842 isoform X2 produces the protein MLPYSGEHRRSPPPPPPPQRAAFSSSLSPSAAPFPPADPLGPGRDLPTAPSVYAAGEDWAAASWMEPPASYMAPAATPPGYQGEASHSSPYGIYSRNHFSNFVGAHSLRSKSSNLISEKQPGTCPESSEALSNDFGSSVFHQQQNAFVSKLLDHSGAEDTDAQPHIFSTQYVDSSEMAKTAVPLMNDTIGGNSFSLSSYMNPCRINLDYFDCVWNEQKGLGYQTADKQHGKWSNSDDVATVGNYPLSSLGENHAGSEHLGNGRPTQESAEMKHDLASFNSKLSSPEVGFVQPRDLSSELLEVNINNTSVDSPCWKGTPASYQPSFGIMEKNDAPPTVIGTVGYITSHQSQKVPELSSEYPGRFPEHQEASGFENDPFKAFKLPARCKNAEDHKEVPSVDVKVHNDMATHASYLPYKEHARTQKCYDSREDSKISLSQPESACPASKPKLLVEHDGSLPARINEVTGKSVLNPTAINPRVDNDCLTTGSPHEHSSVAVEREESTQKRGEDPSQCYPGVEGNMLNMSCDSSSSTRAIFLKLMHNMSVVLLSTCKGGSSLLDDEEELLQSVIQNLAAASSKRSKVEQKNDDGLCNSSKMELKNINRASARNNFWMEMHAHSAQENSDSEFKTTVSQVLTNHLDNKLPDDTDVSQASVYRNLWIEAEASACKLKYELQHARMKLATEKGHNSTLKVPDSLGGSKDSNSCISNGKPQNHGKESFKCTVALEGQGEDTLQGQGEDSGDRHSPVVERSIFNGVDADVFAWFKVLQSRLDNVSSFGEIDCEEQQEASKKSNAVEDAVLARLKVLKSHPDSITLSSQESIKHQPDASTNRADNVDDAVMARLRILESCPNNVTFLDQESSKQPFNESTTVEGGVDDAVMARLRILKSRPDNITSMGDSSKEQEEACIDRLNEVDLSVMTNGGITNTKASTEQCWKFILPDDLAHCLEGKDSIGDIDTSGDGTCARERENNETGGSADASTPKGCKATSDEGNIEGAVHVEDHALLETAGNSHVCADEYHETHLISSPGHQYGRTPSEWEHVLKENFFHPGK